One segment of Candidatus Poribacteria bacterium DNA contains the following:
- a CDS encoding valine--tRNA ligase has translation MTNLPKTYTPQEIEEKWYQFWQKKNYFHAEATSEKPPYAIVIPPPNITGSLHVGHALDNTLQDCLIRWRRMQGYNALWMPGTDHAGIVTELIMERQLAEEGTSRTALGREKFIERMWQWKAESAGYIVSQLQQIGCSCDWERERFTLDEGLSEAVRTAFVKFYEQGLIYQDTYMANWCPQCNTVISNLEVEPIDIDGNFYHIRYPVKDSQIVLEIATTRPETMLGDTAVAVHPDDERYQHLIGKKVHLPLCDREIPIIADPYVDREFGTGALKVTPAHDTNDYEIGLRHDLEQCIVFTRDGYINENAPEKYVGLSRSDCRERVVEDLQNADYLVKIVPHRHAVGHHDRCGAVVEPTISLQWFMNVKPLAQRAIAATQKGEVQFIPERETARFYHWMENIEPWPIARQRWWGHRIPIWYCNACDAITAAMETPQQCECGASDFRQEEDVLDTWFSSGLWPFSTMGWPAETPELKTFYPTSVLVSGWDILFFWVARMIMLGLGCMDEVPFRTVYLHGLVADEKGEKMSKSKGNSIDPLETIATYGADAFRFALANVSTPLPYVALPESQIEAGRRFANKIWNAARFILMNLEKHPVPTETGTVETHQEILEIAWIRSRLNDTIETATDALENFRFYEAAQVLYAFLWHEFCDWYLEFTKQRIAQDEPEALWVAADVLEQTMRLIHPIMPFLSEEIWQQLPHGGSRSEFAADKSSVTIAPWPEPMGENSTAEATMATLMEVIESIRSIRGELNVPMGASVEVHIQCPDAEIRDRLERYLAQYLPAFTRVAGVTIAETLQKPPASAEAVIGELAIYIPLADVIDLDAEHARLSKRYQQAVKDVTAAQKTLDNPNFIQRAPEKVVAQKRAQLERLLVEQEKLARSIGMLTESAEGNDG, from the coding sequence ATGACAAATCTTCCGAAAACCTATACGCCTCAGGAGATTGAGGAAAAATGGTACCAATTTTGGCAAAAAAAGAACTACTTTCATGCCGAAGCAACCTCCGAAAAACCGCCATACGCGATTGTGATCCCGCCGCCGAATATCACCGGTAGTCTGCATGTCGGGCATGCCCTTGACAATACGCTTCAGGATTGTCTCATTCGTTGGCGACGGATGCAAGGCTATAACGCCCTCTGGATGCCAGGGACCGACCACGCTGGTATTGTCACTGAACTTATTATGGAGCGGCAGCTCGCCGAAGAAGGCACGAGTCGAACTGCGCTCGGTCGCGAAAAATTCATTGAGCGGATGTGGCAGTGGAAAGCAGAGTCTGCCGGTTATATCGTCTCTCAACTCCAGCAAATCGGATGCTCCTGCGATTGGGAACGCGAGCGTTTCACACTTGATGAAGGGCTTTCTGAAGCCGTCCGCACCGCTTTCGTCAAATTCTACGAGCAGGGACTCATCTATCAAGATACCTATATGGCAAATTGGTGTCCGCAGTGTAACACTGTCATCAGTAATCTTGAGGTGGAACCCATTGATATAGACGGTAACTTTTATCACATCCGTTATCCTGTGAAAGATAGTCAGATTGTACTTGAAATTGCGACAACGCGACCGGAGACAATGTTAGGCGATACTGCTGTTGCTGTGCATCCCGACGATGAACGCTACCAACACCTCATCGGGAAAAAGGTACACCTTCCGCTATGTGATCGGGAGATTCCGATCATTGCCGACCCTTATGTTGATAGAGAGTTCGGTACGGGCGCGCTGAAAGTGACACCCGCACACGATACGAACGACTATGAAATCGGTTTGCGGCATGATCTCGAACAGTGTATCGTGTTTACCCGAGATGGATATATAAACGAAAACGCACCAGAAAAATATGTCGGCTTATCAAGGTCTGACTGTCGTGAGCGTGTTGTTGAAGATTTACAGAACGCTGATTACCTCGTCAAAATTGTGCCACATCGGCACGCCGTTGGGCACCATGATCGGTGCGGTGCAGTTGTTGAACCGACTATATCCTTGCAGTGGTTTATGAATGTCAAACCGCTTGCACAGCGCGCAATAGCGGCGACCCAAAAAGGAGAAGTCCAGTTTATACCAGAGCGTGAAACAGCGCGTTTCTATCATTGGATGGAGAACATCGAACCGTGGCCCATTGCACGCCAACGGTGGTGGGGACATCGAATTCCGATATGGTACTGTAACGCATGCGACGCGATTACCGCTGCGATGGAAACACCGCAGCAATGCGAATGTGGGGCTTCGGATTTCCGACAAGAAGAAGATGTTTTGGATACTTGGTTCAGCTCTGGACTCTGGCCCTTCTCCACTATGGGATGGCCGGCGGAAACACCCGAATTAAAGACCTTCTACCCTACCTCTGTCCTTGTGAGCGGTTGGGATATTCTTTTCTTCTGGGTAGCAAGGATGATAATGTTGGGGTTGGGTTGTATGGACGAGGTGCCGTTCCGGACTGTCTATCTACACGGACTTGTCGCTGATGAAAAGGGTGAGAAAATGAGCAAGTCAAAGGGAAATAGCATTGACCCCTTGGAGACAATTGCGACCTATGGGGCTGACGCTTTCCGTTTCGCACTCGCAAACGTGAGTACACCACTCCCTTATGTCGCGCTCCCCGAATCACAGATTGAGGCGGGTAGACGGTTCGCCAATAAAATCTGGAACGCCGCCCGATTTATTCTCATGAATTTGGAGAAACATCCTGTTCCTACTGAAACAGGGACGGTGGAAACTCACCAAGAAATACTGGAAATCGCGTGGATACGGAGCCGTCTTAACGACACCATTGAAACAGCGACGGATGCCCTCGAAAACTTCCGATTCTATGAAGCAGCACAGGTGCTTTATGCCTTCCTCTGGCATGAATTTTGTGATTGGTACTTGGAATTCACCAAGCAACGGATTGCTCAAGATGAACCGGAAGCACTCTGGGTGGCTGCCGATGTTTTGGAGCAGACGATGCGGCTTATCCATCCGATCATGCCGTTTCTGAGTGAGGAGATTTGGCAACAGCTCCCGCATGGCGGTAGCAGAAGCGAATTCGCAGCGGATAAAAGTTCGGTAACCATCGCGCCGTGGCCAGAGCCGATGGGAGAAAATTCGACGGCAGAAGCCACTATGGCAACGCTCATGGAAGTCATTGAGAGCATACGGAGCATTCGGGGTGAGTTAAATGTTCCAATGGGTGCATCTGTAGAAGTCCACATCCAGTGTCCAGATGCTGAGATTCGGGACCGCCTCGAAAGGTATCTCGCGCAGTACTTGCCGGCTTTTACGCGAGTCGCAGGTGTCACCATTGCTGAAACGTTACAAAAGCCTCCTGCTTCAGCAGAAGCCGTGATTGGCGAACTTGCTATCTACATCCCACTTGCGGATGTCATTGATCTCGACGCTGAACATGCAAGGCTCAGTAAACGGTATCAGCAGGCAGTCAAGGACGTAACAGCAGCGCAGAAGACTTTAGATAATCCCAATTTTATCCAACGTGCCCCCGAAAAAGTCGTCGCCCAAAAGAGAGCGCAACTGGAGCGGCTACTGGTTGAACAGGAAAAGTTAGCGCGAAGCATCGGAATGTTGACCGAATCAGCAGAGGGAAATGATGGCTGA
- the raiA gene encoding ribosome-associated translation inhibitor RaiA codes for MKVTYSGHNLKITDDLHAHILKRADKIETRFGGMHELNVVLKAEKHRFDAEMMVTAPRVSFYAKSHTDEVVSAIDSAADKIVSQIRRYRDRVKDRRNIAPHREVVARLNPNGEEMPLEVDVSEETPAIVATQEKFAAKPLTVAEAATELQASNAGFLLFLNAETRQVNLLYEMAKGTYGWVEPLFA; via the coding sequence ATGAAAGTAACTTATTCCGGACACAATTTAAAAATTACCGACGATCTTCATGCGCATATCCTGAAACGCGCCGATAAAATTGAAACCCGTTTTGGAGGCATGCACGAGTTAAATGTTGTCCTTAAGGCAGAAAAGCATCGGTTTGACGCTGAGATGATGGTCACAGCCCCACGTGTATCGTTCTATGCGAAGAGCCATACGGATGAAGTCGTCTCGGCAATCGATAGCGCAGCAGATAAGATTGTTAGCCAAATTCGTCGTTATAGGGACAGAGTAAAGGACCGAAGAAATATCGCACCACACCGAGAAGTCGTCGCGCGGCTCAATCCAAATGGTGAAGAAATGCCTTTGGAAGTTGATGTGTCTGAAGAAACGCCGGCGATTGTGGCAACGCAAGAGAAGTTTGCTGCTAAACCGCTCACTGTTGCGGAGGCTGCAACAGAACTTCAAGCCTCAAATGCAGGGTTTCTTCTGTTTCTGAACGCCGAGACGCGTCAGGTAAATCTGCTTTATGAAATGGCAAAAGGGACATACGGATGGGTAGAGCCACTCTTCGCTTAA
- the rpoN gene encoding RNA polymerase factor sigma-54, with translation MYKAQITQTPQLTQKMSITPRLQQALKVLNMPLQELTQFITQELEQNPLLELEEETDPPLEDIDPALEWNETEENTDREDTEIDIDWEAVLEDRVSLSERSNSRYSDADELSLDVPEERLLHEHLAEQLQLAYPQIITSETERTIGEYILGNLNDDGQLELKLFQMPCEFITELANGDLSAELHSLIQKNLQKTTDSSDFQFSKTATITEKKTACPSVENSGGYIKRAWKITDHDNQKTYTILYERPLCSEKLVLNFYQLTLDDIAEEVGCERALVEAVLRKIQDTFEPLGIAYRDVREALLIQIRNLQGGGHRNAQGNGVFLPSAHTEEVPNFLHKDGPTYHLAQEIVEKQFDAFLNQRWDDIAEALKVDITEIDEAAQWIRTLSPYPGRYFADPATRTLKKGPLTETVTPDVEIQYLDGKYQAVSVDNYVPRLQINPYYLNILQKHQETLDAEAKEWIEKRYRDAANLLSSLSQRGSTIARVTETIFEIQTEFLTQGVKGIKPLTLRTIAEKLGIHESTVSRVTSNKYVQTPHGMYPLRFFFSNELSTTQGEGVSAKQVKGLIQEMIREEAPAKPLSDQAISNILKAKGIRIARRTIQKYRDELGIPTSRARSSARGVSRFN, from the coding sequence ATGTACAAAGCGCAAATTACCCAGACTCCCCAGTTGACACAAAAGATGTCTATTACACCGAGGCTGCAACAGGCGCTTAAAGTACTCAATATGCCCCTGCAGGAACTGACGCAGTTCATCACGCAAGAATTAGAACAGAACCCCCTCTTGGAACTTGAAGAAGAGACGGATCCGCCCCTTGAAGACATAGACCCGGCACTTGAATGGAATGAAACTGAAGAAAATACCGATCGAGAGGATACTGAGATCGATATTGATTGGGAGGCTGTCCTTGAGGATCGGGTCTCACTCAGTGAACGGTCAAATTCCAGATACTCGGACGCTGACGAACTTTCACTGGATGTGCCCGAAGAGCGTTTGTTGCACGAACACCTTGCTGAACAACTTCAACTCGCCTACCCGCAAATTATAACCTCCGAAACAGAACGAACTATTGGTGAATACATTCTCGGAAATTTAAATGATGATGGTCAGTTAGAGCTGAAACTCTTTCAAATGCCGTGCGAATTCATAACAGAACTCGCTAATGGAGACCTCTCAGCCGAGTTACATAGCCTTATTCAGAAAAACTTGCAAAAGACAACCGATAGCAGTGACTTCCAATTCTCGAAAACTGCTACAATTACAGAAAAAAAGACGGCATGTCCTTCTGTCGAGAATAGTGGTGGGTATATCAAGCGGGCATGGAAAATCACTGATCACGACAACCAAAAAACATATACGATTTTATACGAGCGACCGCTCTGTAGCGAAAAACTTGTTCTAAACTTCTATCAATTGACCTTAGATGATATTGCTGAGGAGGTCGGCTGTGAGAGAGCATTGGTTGAGGCGGTCCTTCGTAAAATACAAGATACCTTTGAACCCCTCGGTATTGCCTATCGGGATGTCCGGGAAGCACTGCTCATCCAGATTCGCAACCTTCAAGGCGGTGGACACCGAAATGCACAAGGGAATGGCGTGTTTCTCCCTTCAGCGCATACGGAAGAGGTGCCAAATTTTTTGCATAAAGATGGACCCACCTACCATCTTGCCCAAGAGATCGTTGAAAAACAATTTGACGCTTTTCTTAATCAGCGATGGGACGATATTGCGGAGGCACTGAAAGTTGACATCACAGAGATTGACGAAGCCGCACAGTGGATACGAACCTTATCGCCATACCCAGGTCGCTACTTCGCGGATCCAGCGACGCGCACGCTGAAAAAGGGGCCCCTCACCGAAACCGTTACACCCGATGTGGAGATACAATACCTTGATGGAAAATATCAGGCTGTGTCCGTGGATAATTACGTCCCGAGACTCCAGATAAATCCGTACTATCTGAATATCCTGCAAAAGCACCAAGAGACGTTAGATGCTGAGGCAAAGGAATGGATAGAAAAACGGTATCGTGACGCAGCAAATTTGCTCAGCAGCCTTTCACAACGTGGCAGCACAATCGCTCGCGTCACTGAAACCATCTTTGAGATACAAACCGAATTCCTAACGCAAGGCGTTAAGGGTATTAAACCGCTAACGCTGAGAACAATCGCTGAAAAACTCGGCATCCATGAGTCAACAGTCAGCCGTGTAACGAGCAATAAGTATGTGCAAACCCCACACGGTATGTATCCATTGCGATTTTTCTTCAGCAACGAACTCTCAACGACCCAAGGCGAAGGTGTTTCTGCCAAGCAGGTGAAAGGTCTGATTCAAGAAATGATTCGTGAAGAAGCCCCCGCAAAACCTCTCAGTGATCAGGCAATCAGTAATATTTTGAAAGCAAAAGGGATCCGAATCGCGAGGCGGACGATTCAGAAATACCGCGACGAATTGGGTATCCCCACATCGCGTGCAAGGTCTTCTGCCCGTGGTGTTTCTCGGTTTAATTGA
- the lptB gene encoding LPS export ABC transporter ATP-binding protein, whose protein sequence is MTIELQAHRLVKRYTRRGPIVVNEVNLSLRQGEIVGLLGPNGAGKSTTFYMVVGLIRPNAGRITYGNEDITFYPMYKRARLGIGYLAQETSIFRKLTVQQNIEAILEAQGVPKSEREPRIRELTDELGISNLLLRKAYTLSGGECRRAEIARALAAQPDFILLDEPLSGIDPIAVADIKQLISHLRDRNLGVLITDHNAVETLDIVDRAYIIVDGKITLAGTPEELINNETARDLYFGHNFSYQMPETIVPPGD, encoded by the coding sequence ATGACAATAGAACTTCAAGCACACAGACTCGTAAAACGGTATACACGCCGTGGACCTATCGTTGTCAATGAGGTGAACCTGTCACTCAGGCAAGGTGAAATCGTAGGGCTCTTAGGTCCCAACGGCGCGGGAAAATCGACGACCTTTTACATGGTTGTCGGGTTGATTCGTCCCAATGCTGGCAGAATTACATACGGCAATGAGGATATTACGTTCTATCCGATGTACAAACGTGCGCGGCTCGGCATTGGCTATCTTGCACAGGAGACCTCAATTTTCCGAAAATTGACAGTGCAACAGAATATTGAAGCGATTCTTGAAGCGCAAGGGGTGCCGAAATCTGAGCGTGAACCCCGTATTCGCGAACTGACGGATGAACTCGGCATTTCAAATCTCTTACTGCGCAAGGCGTATACGCTCTCAGGCGGTGAGTGTCGTCGCGCAGAAATAGCACGAGCCCTTGCGGCACAACCCGATTTCATTCTACTTGACGAACCGCTCTCTGGGATAGACCCGATTGCTGTCGCTGACATTAAGCAGCTCATCTCGCATCTACGCGATCGAAATCTCGGCGTGCTTATTACAGATCATAATGCTGTCGAAACGCTCGACATCGTTGACAGGGCATACATCATTGTTGATGGAAAAATCACACTTGCTGGAACACCCGAAGAACTCATCAACAATGAGACGGCGAGAGATCTTTATTTCGGGCACAACTTTTCCTATCAGATGCCAGAAACTATTGTGCCACCTGGGGATTAG
- the lptC gene encoding LPS export ABC transporter periplasmic protein LptC has translation MNITKPLLCRNRHRFPFHLDTLCDFCVYAGCLLLFVCIVPLVLTAAETEIETPTPSADGVASATENSVQAAEGTENANGASAAEPTTETITGTSKRMERFEKEGITILIDEAKTIRYDEQGVEVGFLNADKITLKADPETGTTTEVIAVGNVEIRDQDIFATCDHAIMNNLTNTVVLKENVVVLQEKDRLETKLFTFNRTTGRQTGEGGVKFKVTVTQAAPVAAEASEDAEGDASTDEEGASTDTSDQTDADTETSNTDGTTEEELPVDAEDAESADAAEETDAD, from the coding sequence ATGAATATCACAAAACCTCTGTTGTGCCGGAATAGACATAGATTTCCATTTCACCTTGACACATTGTGTGATTTTTGTGTTTATGCCGGCTGCCTCTTACTTTTTGTCTGTATTGTTCCTTTAGTCCTCACCGCAGCTGAGACGGAAATCGAAACGCCCACGCCGAGCGCGGATGGTGTCGCCTCAGCCACAGAGAACAGTGTGCAGGCGGCAGAGGGTACTGAAAATGCGAATGGCGCAAGTGCCGCTGAACCTACTACGGAAACCATTACCGGTACCTCAAAAAGAATGGAGAGGTTCGAGAAAGAGGGCATAACGATTCTTATTGATGAAGCCAAGACTATCCGGTATGACGAACAGGGTGTTGAAGTTGGGTTTCTCAATGCTGATAAAATCACCCTCAAAGCCGATCCAGAAACGGGTACAACAACGGAAGTTATTGCTGTAGGCAATGTGGAGATCCGAGATCAAGATATCTTTGCTACCTGTGACCATGCTATCATGAACAACTTGACGAATACTGTTGTGCTTAAAGAGAATGTCGTGGTCTTACAGGAGAAGGATCGGCTCGAAACGAAGCTCTTTACTTTTAATAGGACAACCGGAAGGCAGACCGGTGAGGGCGGTGTCAAATTTAAAGTCACCGTTACGCAAGCAGCACCGGTAGCGGCAGAGGCGAGTGAGGACGCTGAAGGCGACGCAAGTACAGATGAGGAAGGGGCTTCCACAGATACTTCTGACCAAACTGATGCAGATACTGAAACATCTAATACAGATGGCACCACAGAAGAAGAACTTCCGGTAGATGCTGAAGACGCTGAAAGTGCGGATGCCGCGGAAGAAACTGATGCAGATTGA
- the lptC gene encoding LPS export ABC transporter periplasmic protein LptC — translation MLLIHKNSQKLSNPTFGNTRRSGFGCINGGKPDLSCILTCLGLCLLLCVTGCKSAETPVGTTDESIEAVPTQQLERFATQHTEAGVLKWTLIGDTSTFRGSYVEVENPTVEIFEDGVVSLTLNSKKGKQFLTGSEKDNLHLSGEVVGVSKDGTLYSELLHWQNRAGRLYAPDEVTLVRGDSTWVGTEMYANPTLETVKMKNNQFKLYPKDEKTDEYHKTSVVPE, via the coding sequence TTGTTATTAATACACAAAAATTCACAAAAATTATCGAATCCTACATTCGGCAATACCCGGCGCAGTGGATTTGGATGCATCAACGGTGGAAAACCCGACCTTAGTTGCATTCTCACGTGTTTGGGTCTGTGTTTGTTGCTTTGCGTGACCGGTTGTAAAAGTGCAGAAACCCCAGTCGGTACGACTGACGAATCCATAGAGGCGGTTCCGACGCAGCAACTCGAACGGTTCGCTACACAGCACACGGAAGCGGGTGTCCTTAAATGGACGCTTATCGGGGATACCTCAACATTCCGCGGCAGTTATGTTGAAGTGGAAAATCCGACAGTTGAGATTTTTGAAGACGGTGTTGTTTCTCTCACTTTGAATAGTAAGAAGGGTAAGCAGTTTTTGACCGGGAGTGAGAAAGATAACCTGCATCTTTCAGGAGAAGTCGTCGGTGTCAGTAAAGATGGTACTTTGTATAGTGAGCTTCTCCATTGGCAGAACCGGGCGGGTCGGTTGTATGCGCCAGACGAAGTGACGCTTGTACGTGGAGATTCCACCTGGGTCGGAACGGAAATGTATGCGAATCCGACGCTTGAAACCGTAAAAATGAAAAACAATCAATTTAAACTTTATCCAAAAGATGAGAAAACTGATGAATATCACAAAACCTCTGTTGTGCCGGAATAG
- a CDS encoding lysophospholipid acyltransferase family protein: protein MMKHWCYEFTAKLIGFFVCRLPRSVTLTIGGQLGALIFRLAPQQRALACEHLRRSLDWTDERQIRSIAKQCFENLGKNIFEFMQFPRMNSKQIQQYVSFEGTEYVKQALAHGKGAIILTGHFGNWELLAASISATIAPLTPIVRELRSPRLNALVSSYRSQAGYTTIDRDTGIRQALRCLKRNELLGIVADVDTSVSGVFVDFFGRPAYTPYSPVAIALKTGAAVLPTFIIRQPDGSHRAIIEPPLVFQRTDGKEKDLVINTQKFTKIIESYIRQYPAQWIWMHQRWKTRP from the coding sequence ATGATGAAGCATTGGTGTTACGAGTTTACTGCCAAATTAATCGGATTTTTCGTATGCCGACTGCCACGTTCGGTGACGTTAACGATTGGAGGTCAGTTAGGTGCTCTCATATTCCGGCTGGCACCGCAGCAAAGAGCGTTAGCGTGTGAGCATCTGCGGCGCAGCTTGGACTGGACGGATGAACGCCAGATTCGGTCGATAGCCAAGCAGTGCTTTGAAAATTTAGGCAAGAATATCTTTGAATTTATGCAATTTCCGCGTATGAATTCAAAGCAAATTCAGCAATATGTTAGTTTTGAAGGCACTGAGTATGTAAAACAAGCACTCGCGCACGGGAAAGGTGCCATCATTCTAACGGGCCATTTCGGGAATTGGGAGCTGCTGGCAGCAAGCATTTCTGCTACAATTGCGCCACTGACCCCTATTGTTCGCGAATTGCGTTCCCCCCGTTTAAACGCCTTGGTTTCGAGTTACCGATCGCAAGCGGGTTATACGACGATTGATCGGGATACAGGGATTCGTCAGGCACTTCGATGCCTCAAACGTAATGAACTGCTGGGTATTGTCGCCGATGTGGACACAAGTGTGAGTGGGGTTTTCGTCGATTTTTTCGGTAGACCTGCCTATACACCGTATAGTCCTGTCGCTATTGCCCTTAAAACAGGGGCGGCCGTACTCCCAACATTTATTATCCGTCAACCCGATGGTTCACACCGCGCAATTATTGAACCACCCTTGGTGTTCCAACGGACCGACGGAAAAGAGAAGGACCTTGTTATTAATACACAAAAATTCACAAAAATTATCGAATCCTACATTCGGCAATACCCGGCGCAGTGGATTTGGATGCATCAACGGTGGAAAACCCGACCTTAG
- a CDS encoding MATE family efflux transporter translates to MHTSENVNKQIVNLTIPNIISNFSIPLLGAVDTALMGRLESEHYLGAVGIGGILFSFIYWGFGFLRMATTGLTAQAFGEKNLQECGRLLLRAVYIGITASLLLLIFQRQFADVSFSLIDASPEVEHLARVYFHIRIYAAPATLCLYAFHGVFLGLQNAHYPMLLTIVVNLINIILNLVFVKLLGMKVAGVALATAIAQYIGLLLAILLFFKRYRSLLTTWNIQEILAFSKLKRFLSISGDIFIRTLCLVFSHAYFTAKSAAMGDTFLAINTILLQYINLMSYAIDGFAFAAESMIGKYKGARDMQNLKRTTRQIFLWAFLFGIAITLVFAVLGKQMLYLFTNQMPLIEGAKPYLIWIIIAPVVNVAAYIWDGIFLGATASKALRDSAIVSTLIYLSAVYLLMPHGNHGLWCALTLLLVARGISLTLLAPKYLFRRDL, encoded by the coding sequence ATGCATACCTCTGAAAACGTCAATAAGCAGATTGTTAATCTTACGATCCCGAACATTATTAGCAATTTCTCCATCCCCCTTTTAGGTGCCGTGGATACTGCTTTGATGGGACGGTTAGAATCCGAACACTATCTGGGTGCAGTCGGCATCGGCGGCATTCTTTTCAGCTTTATCTATTGGGGTTTCGGTTTCCTCCGAATGGCAACCACAGGACTCACAGCACAGGCTTTCGGAGAAAAAAACCTCCAAGAATGCGGACGTTTACTGCTAAGAGCGGTATACATCGGCATCACAGCAAGCTTACTCCTCCTTATTTTTCAACGGCAGTTCGCGGATGTTAGTTTTTCGCTCATTGATGCGAGTCCTGAAGTCGAACACCTTGCCCGTGTTTACTTCCATATCCGTATCTATGCCGCCCCTGCGACCTTATGCCTCTACGCCTTCCACGGGGTCTTCTTAGGCTTACAGAACGCCCATTACCCGATGCTGTTGACGATTGTGGTGAATCTCATTAATATCATTCTGAATTTGGTGTTTGTGAAGTTGCTCGGCATGAAGGTGGCAGGTGTCGCATTAGCAACGGCTATTGCACAATATATCGGATTGCTTTTGGCAATTCTACTTTTCTTCAAACGCTATCGAAGCCTTCTAACGACTTGGAATATTCAAGAAATTTTGGCATTCTCTAAACTTAAACGATTTCTAAGTATTAGTGGCGACATTTTCATTCGCACCCTCTGTTTGGTGTTCAGCCACGCCTATTTCACAGCAAAATCCGCCGCCATGGGGGATACCTTCTTGGCAATCAACACGATTCTACTACAGTACATTAACCTAATGTCTTATGCGATTGACGGTTTCGCTTTTGCAGCAGAGAGCATGATTGGCAAATACAAAGGGGCAAGAGATATGCAAAATCTCAAACGGACGACGCGTCAAATCTTCCTTTGGGCGTTCCTGTTTGGCATTGCGATTACGTTAGTTTTCGCGGTCCTTGGAAAGCAAATGCTATATCTTTTTACAAATCAGATGCCCCTTATTGAAGGGGCGAAGCCTTATCTTATCTGGATAATCATCGCACCAGTCGTCAATGTTGCTGCCTACATTTGGGACGGTATTTTTCTGGGTGCAACTGCTTCTAAGGCACTGCGCGATTCAGCGATTGTGTCAACACTCATCTATCTAAGTGCTGTCTATCTGTTGATGCCTCACGGTAATCATGGGTTGTGGTGCGCGCTAACACTCCTCTTGGTCGCGCGTGGCATCTCGCTGACGCTACTCGCACCGAAATACCTTTTTAGAAGGGATTTGTAG